One genomic segment of Flagellimonas marinaquae includes these proteins:
- a CDS encoding glutamine synthetase III, whose product MPQTRFQALTESRNRTYTNINETGKRSELFGKNVFNEEKMLQFLTAEALDNVKSAIFQGTKIDRKIANQVAEGMKAWALSVGATHYTHWFQPLTGSTAEKQDAFFDLLPDGRAMEKFGGAQLVQQEPDASSFPSGGIRNTFEARGYTAWDPTSPAFIYKTTLCIPTIFVAYTGEALDNKAPLLRALSAVDEAATSVAQYFDKNVRKVHATLGWEQEYFLIDKSLAKSRIDLSVTGRTLVGSFSAKGQQLDDHYFGVIPARALAFMSELEKECTKLGIPVKTRHNEVAPNQFELASVFEEANLSVDHNLLLMDVMEEIADKFNFTVLFHEKPFAGINGSGKHNNWSLATDTGVNLLSPGTTPMKNLQFLTFFVNTIKAVDAYEELLRSSIASASNDHRLGANEAPPPIISIFIGKQLSDVLDELEGVSKGKLSPKEKTELKLNVVGKIPEILLDNTDRNRTSPFAFTGNKFEMRGVGAKTNCAKPMTLLNTIVAKQLTDFKKEVDTLIDKKNLKKDEAVFNVLREYIKTSKRIRFEGDGYGLEWQEEARRRKLSINKNTPEALQVITSKESISLFKQMKVLSEVELKAHKEVELGAYIFHIQIEGRVLGEMVYNHIIPAAVKYQNVLLKNIRGLKEVYGAAHKKVAESQLNILEQVGEHILSIKKLTDEMADARKRANGMSMVDRKAKAYCDNVRPYFEKIREHSDKLEKLIADEFWPLTKYREILFSK is encoded by the coding sequence ATGCCGCAAACAAGATTTCAAGCACTGACCGAAAGCCGCAATCGAACATATACCAATATCAACGAAACGGGCAAAAGGTCCGAACTCTTTGGGAAAAATGTTTTCAATGAAGAGAAAATGCTTCAGTTTTTAACTGCAGAAGCATTGGATAACGTAAAATCGGCAATATTTCAAGGAACCAAAATCGATCGTAAAATCGCCAATCAGGTAGCAGAGGGGATGAAAGCGTGGGCATTATCGGTCGGAGCGACCCATTATACCCATTGGTTTCAACCGCTCACAGGTTCTACAGCTGAAAAACAGGATGCATTTTTTGATCTGCTTCCAGATGGTAGGGCCATGGAGAAGTTTGGAGGGGCCCAGTTGGTGCAGCAAGAACCGGATGCATCCAGTTTTCCCAGTGGCGGTATCCGAAATACGTTCGAAGCCCGAGGATATACGGCTTGGGACCCAACATCTCCTGCATTTATTTATAAGACCACTCTTTGTATACCTACCATATTCGTGGCGTATACCGGCGAGGCGTTGGATAATAAAGCGCCATTGCTGCGGGCGTTGAGCGCTGTGGATGAAGCGGCGACCTCCGTAGCACAGTATTTTGATAAAAATGTTAGAAAAGTACATGCTACCTTGGGTTGGGAACAAGAGTATTTTTTAATCGATAAATCTTTGGCCAAATCCCGGATAGACCTTTCGGTTACCGGACGAACTTTAGTGGGGAGTTTTTCTGCCAAAGGACAACAGTTGGACGATCATTATTTTGGGGTGATTCCTGCCCGGGCTTTGGCATTTATGAGCGAACTCGAAAAAGAATGCACCAAATTGGGAATCCCCGTCAAAACCCGTCATAATGAGGTGGCGCCGAACCAATTTGAATTGGCCTCGGTTTTTGAAGAAGCCAATCTCTCCGTAGACCATAATCTATTACTAATGGATGTTATGGAGGAAATTGCCGATAAATTCAATTTCACAGTGCTCTTCCACGAAAAACCATTTGCGGGAATAAATGGGTCCGGAAAACACAACAACTGGTCCTTGGCCACCGATACGGGAGTAAACCTGTTGAGTCCTGGAACCACACCAATGAAAAACCTTCAATTCCTTACATTTTTTGTAAACACCATAAAGGCGGTGGATGCCTATGAGGAATTGTTGAGGTCTTCCATTGCATCTGCGAGCAATGATCATAGGTTGGGGGCTAACGAAGCGCCTCCACCAATAATTTCCATATTTATAGGTAAACAGTTGAGCGATGTGCTCGACGAACTCGAAGGGGTTTCCAAGGGAAAGCTGTCTCCTAAAGAAAAAACCGAGCTCAAACTTAATGTGGTAGGTAAAATACCAGAGATACTGCTGGACAATACGGATAGGAACCGAACTTCTCCGTTTGCCTTTACTGGGAACAAATTTGAAATGAGGGGGGTTGGGGCCAAAACCAACTGTGCCAAGCCCATGACCTTGCTCAACACTATTGTGGCCAAGCAACTTACAGATTTTAAAAAGGAGGTCGATACCCTGATCGACAAGAAAAACCTGAAAAAGGACGAGGCGGTCTTTAACGTATTGCGAGAATATATCAAAACCTCCAAGCGTATCCGTTTCGAAGGAGATGGATATGGACTGGAGTGGCAAGAAGAGGCGCGCAGGCGCAAATTGAGCATCAACAAAAATACTCCCGAAGCACTACAGGTAATTACTTCCAAAGAAAGTATTTCGCTGTTCAAACAGATGAAAGTACTGAGCGAAGTGGAGCTTAAAGCACATAAGGAAGTAGAGTTGGGTGCCTATATTTTCCATATCCAGATAGAGGGAAGGGTATTGGGAGAAATGGTGTACAACCATATTATTCCTGCAGCCGTAAAATACCAAAATGTGTTGTTAAAGAACATTCGAGGGTTAAAAGAAGTATATGGGGCGGCACACAAAAAAGTCGCAGAAAGCCAATTGAATATTTTGGAACAGGTCGGAGAACACATCCTTAGTATAAAAAAACTTACCGACGAGATGGCAGATGCACGCAAACGTGCCAATGGCATGTCCATGGTGGATAGAAAGGCCAAGGCGTATTGCGATAATGTGAGGCCATATTTTGAAAAGATCCGGGAGCATTCCGATAAATTGGAAAAATTGATTGCCGACGAGTTTTGGCCTTTGACCAAGTATCGGGAAATATTGTTCTCCAAGTAG
- a CDS encoding AIR synthase related protein, with translation MSSDTSKRYAQRGVSASKEDVHNAIKNIDKGLFPKAFCKIVPDYLTGSHEHCLVMHADGAGTKSSLAYMYWKETGDISVWKGIAQDALIMNVDDLICVGATDNIMLSSTIGRNKNLIPGEVISAIINGTEELILDLGKHGITIRSTGGETADVGDLVRTIIVDSTVTARMERKNVIDNANIKAGDVIVGLASFGKASYETEYNGGMGSNGLTSARHDVFSKYLADKYPESFDASVPEELVYSGNTGLTDAVSDSPLDAGKLVLSPTRTYAPIIKKILDKYTSQQIHGMVHCSGGAQTKILHFVENLHIVKDNMFSIPPLFKLIQEQSGTDWKEMYQVFNCGHRMELYVDEGVAEDIVSISNSFDVDAQIIGRVEASDTKKLTIRSPYGKFEY, from the coding sequence ATGTCATCCGATACCAGTAAAAGATATGCACAACGAGGAGTTTCTGCCTCCAAAGAAGACGTGCACAACGCCATCAAAAATATAGACAAAGGACTTTTTCCCAAGGCATTTTGTAAAATAGTGCCCGATTATCTCACCGGGAGCCACGAACATTGTTTGGTAATGCATGCCGACGGTGCTGGGACAAAATCCTCTTTGGCATATATGTACTGGAAAGAAACTGGGGATATTTCGGTGTGGAAAGGTATAGCCCAAGACGCCCTAATTATGAACGTGGACGATCTTATTTGTGTAGGCGCTACCGATAATATAATGCTGTCATCCACCATTGGGCGAAACAAGAACTTGATTCCTGGCGAGGTGATTTCTGCCATCATCAATGGTACGGAGGAGCTTATTTTAGATTTGGGCAAACACGGGATTACCATACGTTCCACCGGAGGTGAGACCGCGGATGTCGGTGACCTGGTTCGTACCATTATCGTAGACTCCACGGTAACGGCTCGTATGGAACGTAAAAACGTTATAGACAATGCCAATATAAAGGCGGGGGATGTGATTGTCGGTTTGGCATCGTTCGGAAAAGCGTCTTACGAAACCGAGTACAATGGGGGAATGGGCAGTAACGGGCTGACATCGGCCAGGCATGATGTGTTCTCTAAGTATCTTGCGGATAAATACCCTGAAAGTTTTGATGCTTCAGTGCCTGAAGAATTGGTGTATTCCGGGAATACAGGTTTAACGGACGCTGTATCCGATTCACCGCTTGATGCTGGTAAATTGGTTTTGTCGCCAACCAGAACCTATGCACCGATCATTAAAAAAATATTGGACAAATACACCTCACAACAAATTCATGGTATGGTGCATTGTAGTGGAGGTGCTCAGACCAAAATTCTTCATTTTGTGGAGAATCTCCATATAGTAAAGGATAATATGTTTTCCATTCCACCTTTGTTTAAATTGATCCAGGAACAATCCGGAACCGATTGGAAAGAAATGTACCAGGTTTTTAACTGTGGACATCGAATGGAGTTGTATGTGGATGAAGGAGTGGCGGAAGATATTGTGTCCATTTCCAATAGTTTTGATGTGGATGCTCAGATAATTGGGCGCGTGGAAGCATCCGACACTAAAAAATTGACCATTCGGAGTCCCTACGGGAAGTTTGAATATTAG
- a CDS encoding ubiquinol-cytochrome c reductase iron-sulfur subunit, with protein sequence MERKEFLKSLGAGAAFALTFPCLHGCSSDEVDGNLVEEPTGVDFIIDLNSAEAANLSENGGFILKNLVVVARNLQGEYVAASQVCSHQSYDQVRFVDQNGGIFYCDVHGSRFDQDGTPLNQVDNTAAKALKVYNTELDGTALRVFE encoded by the coding sequence ATGGAAAGAAAAGAGTTTTTGAAAAGTTTGGGAGCGGGTGCTGCTTTTGCCCTAACCTTCCCATGTCTGCACGGTTGCTCCAGTGATGAAGTGGACGGTAATTTGGTAGAAGAACCTACCGGAGTCGATTTTATTATCGACCTTAATTCTGCCGAAGCAGCCAATCTCTCCGAGAATGGCGGGTTTATTTTAAAGAATTTGGTCGTAGTTGCTAGGAACTTGCAAGGAGAATATGTGGCGGCCAGCCAAGTTTGCAGTCATCAATCCTATGATCAAGTGCGGTTTGTGGATCAAAATGGAGGAATTTTCTATTGCGATGTGCATGGTTCCCGTTTTGATCAGGATGGGACACCTCTGAACCAAGTGGATAATACGGCGGCAAAGGCGCTCAAGGTCTATAATACCGAACTCGACGGCACTGCGCTTAGGGTGTTCGAATAG
- a CDS encoding thioredoxin family protein yields the protein MKNIIYILLFVWGGMLHAQQWHENYDEALAQAAGEDKPIILVFSGSDWCAPCIRLKKHIFDSDTFKTFAAEHYVLYNADFPRKKKNQLPQDKLNRNKSLAENYNPKGYFPLVVVLDKNENVLGTTGFVARTKPEKYIKTINKFLK from the coding sequence ATGAAGAATATAATCTACATTTTGCTCTTTGTCTGGGGAGGCATGCTCCATGCGCAACAATGGCACGAAAACTACGATGAAGCCCTGGCCCAAGCCGCGGGTGAGGACAAGCCCATTATTTTGGTGTTTTCTGGATCGGATTGGTGCGCACCCTGTATCAGGCTGAAGAAACATATTTTTGATAGCGATACATTTAAGACGTTTGCTGCCGAACATTATGTGTTATATAATGCCGATTTTCCCAGAAAAAAGAAAAATCAACTGCCGCAAGATAAACTCAACCGGAACAAATCCTTGGCCGAAAATTATAACCCAAAGGGTTATTTTCCCTTGGTCGTGGTTTTGGATAAAAATGAAAATGTTTTGGGCACCACAGGCTTTGTGGCCCGCACCAAACCCGAAAAATATATTAAGACGATCAACAAGTTCCTAAAATGA
- a CDS encoding FAD:protein FMN transferase — MRIFTALFCIFFSLLTYGQARQNLVTVKKTLKLMGTRFEITVVAPNEEIGYINIHEAVSEIERIEKIISSWDKDSQTSLINKNAGIKPVKVGKELFDIIERSIKISELTDGAFDITYASMDHIWKFDGTMDKAPTEAEIKKSVSKIGYKKIVLDAENRTVYLPVKGMRIGFGAIGKGYAADKAKELLVSKDVKGGIINASGDLTTWGTKVTGEKWLVGIANPLSKDRVFSWLPVVESSVATSGNYEKYIVLNGEKYSHIIDPRTGYPTRGINSVSIFAKQAELCDALATAVFILGRDVGLHMINQIDGVEAVVVDGENKVHRSSGIVFDTN; from the coding sequence ATGAGAATTTTTACGGCCCTTTTTTGCATTTTCTTCTCCTTGCTTACCTATGGGCAGGCAAGGCAAAATTTGGTTACCGTAAAAAAGACCCTTAAATTGATGGGAACCCGTTTCGAGATTACCGTGGTGGCACCAAACGAGGAGATAGGCTACATCAACATTCATGAAGCCGTTTCGGAAATAGAGCGGATAGAGAAAATTATTTCATCATGGGACAAAGACTCCCAAACCTCTTTAATCAATAAGAATGCAGGTATAAAACCGGTAAAGGTAGGCAAGGAGTTGTTCGATATTATTGAGAGGTCCATTAAAATATCGGAACTTACGGATGGTGCCTTCGACATCACCTATGCTTCTATGGATCATATTTGGAAATTTGATGGAACAATGGATAAAGCCCCGACCGAAGCGGAAATCAAAAAGTCGGTATCTAAGATCGGGTATAAAAAAATAGTGCTGGACGCTGAAAACAGAACCGTCTATTTGCCGGTTAAAGGTATGCGAATCGGTTTTGGCGCAATCGGTAAGGGGTACGCTGCGGACAAGGCCAAGGAACTTTTGGTCTCCAAAGATGTCAAAGGGGGTATAATCAACGCATCCGGAGATCTTACAACCTGGGGTACCAAGGTAACCGGAGAAAAATGGTTGGTGGGCATAGCCAACCCCTTGAGCAAGGACAGGGTTTTTAGTTGGTTGCCCGTTGTGGAATCGTCTGTGGCCACCTCCGGCAATTACGAAAAATACATCGTGTTGAACGGTGAAAAATACTCTCACATCATCGACCCACGAACGGGATACCCCACAAGAGGAATCAATAGCGTATCCATTTTTGCCAAACAGGCCGAATTGTGCGATGCACTTGCAACCGCAGTGTTTATTTTGGGAAGGGACGTAGGGCTCCATATGATCAACCAGATAGATGGGGTGGAAGCCGTTGTTGTGGATGGTGAGAACAAAGTTCATAGGAGTTCCGGTATTGTGTTCGATACGAATTAG
- a CDS encoding DUF4266 domain-containing protein: MVKTLAFVLLLILASSCVTVREYEKAYLNDEDMQLSARPSERFENNFQVYREASSGANGGKTGGGCGCN, from the coding sequence ATGGTTAAAACCTTAGCTTTCGTATTACTTTTGATTTTGGCAAGTTCATGCGTAACCGTTCGTGAATATGAAAAGGCATACCTGAACGATGAGGATATGCAATTAAGTGCCAGGCCCAGCGAACGTTTTGAGAATAATTTTCAAGTGTACCGAGAAGCATCTTCAGGTGCCAACGGCGGAAAAACTGGAGGTGGCTGTGGTTGTAATTGA
- a CDS encoding DUF3570 domain-containing protein: MYFQAQNLKHSIFLLSFLMVSIMWSQQSDTSYKKRVLEASEVDILFSYYDQDGQNAAVTGGEGTEELTDATSSIVLRMPMNEDDILTVDVGLSAYTSASSSNVNPLDGGLLVSPFDASSGESRKDVLVYINPSYQHSSENRNSIWSVNGYVSSEYDYFSIGFGGSFTKLFNERNTEVTLSANVFLDKWNSQYPIELREGFFDDRISGNGAYSPIFSEFEDENRNSYSISLGFSQILSRKLQGALFMDLVSQNGLLSTPFQRVYFSDFEDFYIDDFQLADNVEQLPDSRFKIPVGGRLNYYLNDLIVLRSYYRFYWDNWGIRSHTASLEVPIKLTDKFTLYPTYRYYTQTAADYFYAKEQALSTFVHYTSDYDLSKYNAHQYGVGVRYKDIFTSARVFNFGLKAIDLRFGQYERSDGLNAFIITLGTTFVGN; encoded by the coding sequence ATGTACTTCCAAGCTCAAAACCTAAAGCATTCCATTTTCCTTCTATCATTTTTGATGGTGTCCATAATGTGGTCGCAACAAAGCGATACGTCCTATAAAAAAAGAGTATTGGAAGCCAGTGAGGTGGATATTCTCTTCAGTTATTATGATCAAGATGGGCAAAATGCAGCTGTAACCGGAGGGGAAGGTACCGAGGAATTAACGGATGCAACATCGAGTATAGTGCTTCGCATGCCCATGAACGAAGATGATATTTTGACTGTGGATGTGGGGCTTTCCGCTTACACCTCCGCATCATCGAGTAATGTAAACCCCTTGGATGGCGGACTGCTTGTGAGCCCGTTCGATGCCTCATCGGGTGAATCCCGTAAAGATGTCCTGGTTTACATTAACCCTAGTTATCAGCATAGCTCCGAGAATCGGAATTCCATTTGGAGCGTTAATGGGTACGTATCGTCGGAATATGATTATTTTTCCATAGGATTTGGAGGCAGTTTTACCAAGTTGTTCAATGAGAGAAATACCGAAGTGACCTTGAGTGCCAATGTGTTCTTGGACAAATGGAACTCGCAATATCCGATTGAGCTTCGTGAAGGTTTTTTTGATGATCGAATTTCTGGTAATGGAGCATACAGCCCTATTTTTTCCGAGTTTGAAGATGAAAACAGAAATTCCTATTCAATTTCCCTTGGGTTTTCCCAGATTTTGAGCCGAAAACTACAAGGAGCTTTGTTTATGGACCTGGTTTCGCAGAATGGATTGTTGAGTACCCCTTTCCAGCGTGTATATTTTTCTGATTTCGAAGATTTTTATATCGATGACTTCCAATTGGCGGATAATGTAGAACAGCTGCCCGATAGCCGTTTTAAGATTCCTGTGGGGGGACGGTTAAATTATTATTTGAACGATTTGATCGTTTTGCGATCTTACTATCGATTCTATTGGGACAATTGGGGAATACGTTCGCATACGGCTAGTTTGGAAGTGCCGATTAAACTCACCGATAAGTTTACTTTATATCCCACTTACCGCTACTATACCCAAACGGCAGCGGATTATTTTTATGCCAAGGAGCAAGCCCTTTCTACTTTTGTACATTATACATCGGATTACGACCTGTCCAAATACAATGCCCATCAATATGGGGTTGGAGTGCGGTACAAGGACATTTTTACAAGTGCCCGCGTTTTTAATTTTGGTCTAAAAGCCATTGACCTTCGGTTTGGTCAATACGAACGTAGTGATGGCTTAAATGCATTCATTATTACCTTGGGAACTACTTTTGTTGGAAATTAG
- a CDS encoding ATP-binding cassette domain-containing protein, with the protein MILEIDNIELSFNNKKILRGVYVKAESGKVTGILGRNGAGKTSLLNILFGSLKPKYKSIRIDGKFIKTPLFKSNQVAYLPQHRLLSKSIKIYSCFKLFNVDWETFIETFVHFKPLKNHSTSELSGGERRLLETYLILNTDKNTILLDEPFSNLAPLYVSKIKEIIQKRKNHKIILLTDHYYDEIVSLSDELYFLKNGCSKLIDNIQDLEDEGYLPTNFQQK; encoded by the coding sequence TTGATTCTTGAAATTGACAACATAGAACTCTCCTTTAATAACAAAAAAATACTGAGAGGGGTTTACGTAAAGGCCGAAAGCGGAAAGGTTACTGGTATTCTAGGGAGAAATGGGGCTGGAAAAACATCCTTGCTCAATATTTTGTTCGGAAGTTTAAAACCCAAATATAAATCCATCAGGATTGATGGAAAGTTTATCAAGACACCTTTATTCAAAAGTAATCAAGTAGCCTATCTACCGCAGCACAGGCTTCTATCAAAAAGTATAAAGATATATTCCTGCTTTAAATTGTTCAATGTTGATTGGGAAACTTTCATTGAAACTTTTGTGCATTTCAAGCCATTGAAAAACCACAGCACTTCAGAGCTTTCAGGTGGGGAACGAAGGTTACTTGAAACCTATTTAATTTTGAACACCGACAAAAACACAATCCTACTGGATGAACCTTTTTCAAATTTAGCCCCATTATATGTTTCTAAAATCAAAGAAATCATCCAGAAGAGAAAGAACCATAAAATCATATTACTTACAGACCATTACTACGATGAAATTGTATCGTTGAGTGATGAATTATATTTCTTGAAAAATGGATGTTCAAAATTAATCGACAATATCCAAGACCTTGAAGACGAAGGTTATTTACCCACTAATTTCCAACAAAAGTAG
- the prfA gene encoding peptide chain release factor 1 produces the protein MLDKLNIVKQRFDEVSDLIIQPDIIADQKRYVKLNKEYKDLKVLSDKRDEYITLANNIQEAEEIIADGSDAEMVEMAKMQLDEAKGALPKLEEEIKYLLIPKDPEDEKNVVMEIRAGTGGDEASIFAGDLFRMYTKYCESKGWKTNVIDLSEGTSGGFKEIHFEVNGEDVYGTLKFEAGVHRVQRVPQTETQGRVHTSAATVMVIPEAEEFDVQIDPKDVRIDYFCSSGPGGQSVNTTYSAVRLTHVPTGIVAQCQDEKSQHKNKDKAFKVLRARLYDMELAKKQAEDAAKRNSQVSSGDRSAKIRTYNYPQGRVTDHRIGLTLYDLQNIMNGDIQKIIDELMLVENTEKLKEASEIF, from the coding sequence ATGCTAGACAAACTCAACATTGTAAAACAACGTTTTGATGAGGTTTCGGACCTGATCATACAACCAGATATTATTGCGGACCAAAAAAGGTACGTTAAGCTCAATAAAGAGTACAAGGACCTTAAAGTGCTTAGCGATAAACGCGACGAGTATATTACCCTTGCCAACAATATCCAAGAAGCCGAGGAGATAATCGCCGATGGCAGTGATGCGGAAATGGTGGAAATGGCCAAAATGCAGTTGGACGAGGCCAAAGGCGCATTGCCCAAGTTGGAAGAGGAAATCAAGTATTTGTTGATTCCAAAGGACCCTGAGGACGAGAAGAACGTGGTGATGGAAATTCGGGCCGGAACCGGAGGTGACGAGGCGAGTATTTTTGCAGGAGACCTCTTTCGGATGTACACTAAATATTGCGAATCCAAAGGTTGGAAGACCAATGTTATCGATTTGAGCGAGGGGACCAGTGGCGGATTCAAGGAAATCCATTTTGAAGTTAACGGGGAAGATGTGTACGGAACGCTAAAGTTCGAAGCCGGCGTGCACCGTGTACAACGTGTGCCACAGACGGAAACCCAAGGTCGTGTGCACACCAGTGCCGCAACCGTAATGGTAATTCCCGAAGCAGAGGAATTTGATGTGCAGATAGATCCAAAGGATGTTCGTATCGATTACTTCTGTTCCTCTGGACCAGGTGGGCAATCCGTGAACACTACCTATTCTGCAGTACGGTTGACCCACGTTCCAACAGGTATCGTGGCACAATGTCAAGACGAAAAATCGCAGCACAAAAACAAGGATAAGGCTTTTAAGGTACTTCGTGCACGTTTGTACGATATGGAATTGGCCAAAAAGCAGGCAGAAGATGCCGCTAAACGTAATTCACAGGTGAGTAGTGGCGACCGCTCGGCGAAGATCCGTACCTATAATTACCCCCAAGGGAGGGTTACCGATCACAGAATCGGATTAACATTATATGACCTTCAAAATATTATGAATGGTGATATACAAAAAATCATTGATGAGCTTATGTTGGTAGAGAACACCGAAAAACTCAAGGAAGCTTCAGAGATATTTTAA
- the pyrF gene encoding orotidine-5'-phosphate decarboxylase, with amino-acid sequence MKIEDLISQIRQKKSFLCVGLDTDLDKIPRHLLEEEDPIFAFNKAIIDATHPYCVAYKPNIAFYEAYGLNGWRSLERTMVYLNEKHPEIFTIADAKRGDIGNTSTRYAKAFFETMKFDSITIAPYMGKDSVEPFLEFKDRHTILLALTSNQGAFDFQTKNVSGRELYKEVLSVSKTYKGAERLMYVVGATKATYLADVRKLVPESFLLVPGVGAQGGSLQEVCKYGITKDVGLLVNSSRGIIYASAETDFAESAEKKAQQIQEEMEIELAKIN; translated from the coding sequence ATGAAGATAGAGGACTTAATCTCACAAATTCGTCAAAAAAAATCATTTCTCTGTGTTGGTCTTGATACCGACCTGGATAAAATTCCAAGGCATCTTTTGGAAGAAGAAGATCCAATTTTTGCTTTCAACAAGGCAATAATCGATGCTACGCACCCTTATTGTGTGGCATACAAGCCCAATATTGCTTTTTATGAAGCCTATGGGCTGAATGGTTGGAGATCTTTGGAACGGACCATGGTATATTTGAACGAAAAGCATCCGGAAATATTTACGATTGCAGATGCCAAACGCGGCGATATCGGGAATACATCTACCCGTTATGCAAAAGCATTCTTTGAAACCATGAAATTTGATTCGATTACCATTGCACCGTATATGGGAAAGGATTCGGTAGAGCCTTTTTTGGAATTTAAGGATAGGCATACCATATTATTGGCGCTCACTTCCAATCAGGGTGCTTTTGATTTTCAGACCAAAAATGTGTCCGGTAGGGAATTGTACAAAGAAGTATTGTCCGTTTCCAAGACCTATAAAGGAGCAGAAAGGTTGATGTATGTTGTGGGTGCTACAAAAGCCACATATTTGGCCGATGTTCGAAAGCTTGTTCCGGAAAGCTTTTTATTGGTGCCAGGTGTAGGTGCTCAAGGCGGAAGCTTGCAAGAGGTTTGCAAGTATGGAATTACCAAGGATGTGGGCTTATTGGTGAATTCTTCCCGTGGAATTATCTATGCTTCGGCAGAGACTGATTTTGCCGAAAGTGCAGAAAAAAAGGCACAACAA